TTACAAACGCTAACTATATAAGTAATTCCCCAAACCCCAGAACAGGGTTTTCTACCACCAGTAACCGAGAGTCAATTTTATTAAGGGAAAGTTCGGGGCAAACTTAGCCTAAGTTGTCATGCAGTCGCGCCTGTCAGATCATGATCTGCTGCTTAAATCCCGATTGCTCAAATCCCCTGAATTCCAATGGAAAGAAGTTTTGCCAAAGTTGTAGCACCCCGCTGGTGTCACTTTTAAGAAATCGCTTCCGTGTGATCCGAGTCCTTTCAGATGAGGGGGGATTTGGCAGAACCTATCTATCAGAAGATGTAGATAAACTCAATGAACGTTGTGTTATCAAGCAGTTAGCTCCAAAATTCCAAGGAACTTGGTCGCAAAAAAAGGCGATGGAGTTGTTTGCTGAAGAAGCCCAGCGTCTACAAGACCTTGGGGAACATCCCCAAATTCCAACTTTAATAGCTTACTTTGAGCAAGATGGCTGCCTATATTTAGTTCAGCAGTTTATCAATGGAGAGAATTTGTTAAAGGAGTTGCAACAGCGCAAGTCTTATAACGCTAGAGAAATTCAATCTATTTTGCTAGATTTACTGCCCATCCTGAAATTTATCCACGATCGCAAAGTTATTCATCGGGACATCAAGCCAGAAAATATTATCCGCCATAAAAGTGATGGGCGATTAAGCCTGATTGATTTTGGTTCCTCAAAGCAATTCACCGCCAAAGTTCAGCAGAAATCTGGCACATCCATTGGTTCACATGGTTATTCTCCCCTAGAACAGATTCGAGATGGTAAAGCTTTCCCTGCCAGTGACTTGTTTGGTGTGGGGGCTACCTGCTTTCATCTGCTAACAGGAAATTCGCCCTTTCAGTTGTGGATGGAATCTGGGTACGCCTGGGTGAGTAATTGGCGGGCATATTTACGGAGTCCATTAAATCCTGAGTTGGATTTTGTCATCGACAAGCTTTTGAAAAAAGATATTCATGAACGTTACCAGTCAGCCGATGAAGTCCTTAGAGACTTGACTCCAAAACAACTCCTCGCCTTACCACCAGCGGGTAAATCATCTGGGAAAATACCACCAACTAGGGCACCATCTTTACCAAAAAGTTATCCCTTACTGAGAATTCTAATCTTGGTAAGTGCTTTGATGATGTTGTTCGGCTTTGGAGAATCTTGGTATAAACATTTTCGCCAGATTCAGACCACTTTGGTTTCTAGGTTGATTCACCATAATAATTCTGGCAAAGATGAGGCGCTTTT
This Nostoc sp. C052 DNA region includes the following protein-coding sequences:
- a CDS encoding serine/threonine-protein kinase, with translation MICCLNPDCSNPLNSNGKKFCQSCSTPLVSLLRNRFRVIRVLSDEGGFGRTYLSEDVDKLNERCVIKQLAPKFQGTWSQKKAMELFAEEAQRLQDLGEHPQIPTLIAYFEQDGCLYLVQQFINGENLLKELQQRKSYNAREIQSILLDLLPILKFIHDRKVIHRDIKPENIIRHKSDGRLSLIDFGSSKQFTAKVQQKSGTSIGSHGYSPLEQIRDGKAFPASDLFGVGATCFHLLTGNSPFQLWMESGYAWVSNWRAYLRSPLNPELDFVIDKLLKKDIHERYQSADEVLRDLTPKQLLALPPAGKSSGKIPPTRAPSLPKSYPLLRILILVSALMMLFGFGESWYKHFRQIQTTLVSRLIHHNNSGKDEALLGQPLKITLDKVSLINTLQAHENSVLSVAISPDGKTIASSGDNSTIKLWNLATGKQISSLNGHFQQVNVVVISPDGKILVSASDDNTIKIWNLTTRKQIRTLMGHSDSVHTLAISADSETLVTGSDDNTIKIWNLATGEQIRTLSGHTFWVRSVAISPDSVILASGSFDKTIKIWNLTKGYPIRTLEGNFQTVTTVAISPDGKTLASGSRDRTIKLWDLHTGREIRTLAGHSNTITSVAFSADGKILASGSRDRTIKLWNPATGEEILTLTGHTNTVTSVTFSPDDKTLVSGSEDNTIKIWRLSQ